CGTCCAATTCAACTTCAATCTAATCTTTATTCATAACTTACCAAAAAGAAACCTATCTTTTgtactggattttttttttccttcataatTTCCTATGTGAAAGCGACTATTAATGGCGTCGATCCGCCGGACTTTATCGCCGTATCACGATCGGTCGTACCAGAACGGCGGGACTCCATTCTCGACCTCACCGAAGCACTCCGGCGGTTCCAAGTACTCGTCGCCGTTGCCGGCATTCGCGGCGTTCGCAGACAGAGTCCGCCGCTTAATCGGCGAGCTCTTTTACCTCCACCGACATCCGCCGCGTAAATCTCACAGCCACCACCATAGCTGGCCGAGGACTTTCCTCTAccgctgcttcttcttcttcctcttagGTTTCCTTCTAGGTCTATCTCCCTTCGGCCACGACCACCACGACGACGACGAAGCAGCCTCCATTAGTCGAAACCACGACTTCTCCTTCGAGATCAATCCGCCGCCTCAATCGAACCGCGTCGTCGATCTGAAGCTCGCCGAAGTAAGCTTCAACGCTAAACCGAATTTCAAAGAATCGGAGCGGTTCGATTTCGTGCCGAGAAAGCAACTGATAATTGTAACGCCAACGTACAACCGAGCTTCGCAAGCGTACTACTTGATCAGACTGAGCCAGGTGCTCCGTCTCGTGCCGCCGCCGCTGCTTTGGATTGTGGTGGAGATGAACACGGCGTCGTTTGAGACCGCGGAGATACTGAGAAAAACCGGTGTCATGTACAGACACTTGGTGTGCGTTA
The sequence above is drawn from the Quercus lobata isolate SW786 chromosome 12, ValleyOak3.0 Primary Assembly, whole genome shotgun sequence genome and encodes:
- the LOC115972181 gene encoding probable beta-1,4-xylosyltransferase IRX9H; amino-acid sequence: MASIRRTLSPYHDRSYQNGGTPFSTSPKHSGGSKYSSPLPAFAAFADRVRRLIGELFYLHRHPPRKSHSHHHSWPRTFLYRCFFFFLLGFLLGLSPFGHDHHDDDEAASISRNHDFSFEINPPPQSNRVVDLKLAEVSFNAKPNFKESERFDFVPRKQLIIVTPTYNRASQAYYLIRLSQVLRLVPPPLLWIVVEMNTASFETAEILRKTGVMYRHLVCVNNSTNVKDRGVHQRNTALDHIQRHRLDGIVYFADDDNIYSLHLFHSLRNISRFGTWPVAMLAQSKNKAILEGPVCNGSQVIGWHTNEKSKKLRRFHVDMSGFAFNSTILWDPKRWKRPTSVPIRQLDSVKEGFQETTFIEQVVEDESQMEGSPPGCSRIMNWHLHLGARHFDYPRGWLLQKNLDVVLPIK